The genomic region ACCACTCGCCGGAAAGCTCGATTTTTGCCCCGGATCAGACCCGTGTTGTGGGCGGCCGTATGGTCCGTGTTCTGGCCTGGTATGATAACGAGTGGGGTTTTTCTGTGCGCATGGCGGATGTTGCCTGCGCCATGGGCCGTCTTTCTGCCCTGTCCAAGGCGGCTTGAGCTTGAGATATCTCACCCGGTCAGGCATATCTGCCCGGGTGAGATATCTTAACGAGGCGACATGACCACCAAAATTTCTATCGTTCTTGGTCTGATAATCATCGCCTCCCTTGTGGCTGATATCGCCCTGTTTGGAACTGTCCATGTGGTTTTTCTTGGCAAACGGTTTTACGAACTGATCGATTGGGTGGCTTTTTGGCGCTAGGGCACGGCGCTGTTAAAACCCGCGCTGTCACGGGGCCCTGTGCTCCGGGCATTCTGATTTTGGCCTCGGTCAGGCAGAGCTACCGGGCGGAAAAAATGCCTGCGAAATACCCGCATTGACCGGGCTACTGACCAGATAAGGGCCCAGAATAACGCCTGCCTCACCCCATGCATCCGCCAGCGCGTCCGACGGCGGCACACTGCCCGCCGCCGCCGCCTCTATCTCTTGCAGACAGGTGCGAAGCGCCGTGAGCCCCAGCACAGCAGCAGAGCCCGCCAGACGGTGCGCCTCGCGTTGATGGGATTGGCTAACCTGTTCGCTTGCGCCCAGATCCTGACGAAACTGAGCAACATCCCGGCAAAGGGCATTGAGATAGCCCTGCGCCTTTTCATTGCCTAGAGCTTCGATGAATTGCTGGATATCCGAACCCTCATGATTCATTTTAATCGGTGTTTTCTGGCCCGTGTAGCGGTCGATCGCCAATGCCAATTTCGCCAGTGTCACAGGCTTGATCAGGATTTCAGTGAATCCCGCATCCAGAATGCGCCTTTGATCATCACCTGCGCCATGAGCCGTCAACGCGATAATTTCCACACCTTCGGCCAGTTTTCTTGACCGTATCTGCCCAAGCGCTTCGATGCCATCCAAACCCGGCATGCTAATATCCATCAAAATCAGATCATATCTCTCATGCTGCACCGCCTCGACACCCTCTGCTCCGCCGGTGGCACACCTCACCCGGTGGCCTTGCCGCAACAACATTTCCTCCAACAGCATCCGGTTAATATCATTGTCTTCGACAACCAGAATCCGGCGCGCGGCAACATCATCAATAGACATCTTTGGGTGCTGGTTTTGACGCGAGGACACCAGCGGCAAGGACAATGTGAACCAGAACATACTGCCCTCTCCCGGTTCACTTTCAACGCCAATCTCGCCGCCCATTTGCTCAACAATAAGACGGGTGATCGACAATCCCAGTCCGGTCCCTTCTTGTTGGCGGCTGTAACTGGCATCCAAAGTTACAAAGTCGTCGAAAATCCGTTCCAGATCATCGGCAGCGATCCCCTCGCCCGTGTCACAAACGCGAAACTCAACCGCATCGCTGTGCGCAAGACGTTCAACCTCAATGGTGACTTCTCCGCGTTCGGTGAACTTCAGGGCATTGCCAATCAACCGCTGCAGCACTTTCCGAATACTCTTAGAGTTACCGATGCAATGCGCATCCTCAGGCAACCGGCACCGCAAACGTATCAGGTTGCCACCCGATTGGGCGGTCGGATGGAGGCCGTCAATCAAGCCCGCTAGCATTTCCTGCAAATCGAATGGCTCACTGCGTTCGAGTTCTGCAGCAGACTCGAGCCGGGACATTTCGAGAACTTCATCGACATGATGCAGCAATAACTCTCCGGACTGCCGCATCGCCCGCAAGTATTGCTGTTCTTGGGACCGCGTGTCAGCCGTCTCCAGTAGCTCAATCGAACCCATAATTCCGTTCAGTGGCGTTCGGATTTCATGGCTGAGAACTGTCAGCAACTTGTCCTTGGCCCGCTCCCCTGCCTGTGCATCATCGCGCGCACAGCGCAACGCTTTCTCGCCTTCAATACGGGAAGTGATATCACGTATGAAGCACACAAAAACCAAATCATCGCCATCCTGACTGGCTGTCACGTTGAGCTCGATGGGGAAAATCTCCCCGGATTTCCGTTTGGCCTCTACCCGTGTGCGCCCCTTGTTGATTAGTTCACCATCGCCGGTTTTCAGAAAACTTGCGGTGTTGTCTTCGGAGAATTGATGCAGGTGCTCCGGAATGATCACATCCATCAAGCGTCGCCCGACCACGTCTTTGCACAAATAGCCGAATGTTTTCTCAGCCGCGCTATTAAAGCTCAGAATTCGGCCCGAAACATCAACCGACACAATGGCCTCCAAAGACGAGTCGACGATAACGCGTAACCGCTCTGCAGTGGCCCGATTTTCCGCGATCAAACCCTGACTGTGGTGGAACAGACGCTGGATCATTATCGCCGTCATTGCCAATGCCGCCACCAGCGTCAACAACACCCTTCCCAGCCGCCTGATCGTGAGTGACACGCGCTGTTTGCTTTCGGCACCGAGCAGAGTTTCCATTTGCAAACCATATCGGATCAAATCGCGAATATCGCTGTCATTTTGTTGAAACTTGATGATCAACTCGGGCAGTGATTTGACCAAATCCCTATCCGGCCCGGCCACAATCGGCGCAAAATAATCCAACCGATTTTGGATTCGGATGAACTTCTCAGCCACAATGCCATCTGCCCGCACCTCATCAAACATCGGGTAATCGTGCAATGTGGCTACGCGATTGTAATATTTGGCGAATTCAAGACGAAAAACATTCAGGTTCTCGCCTTCCTTGGCCCGATAGGCAATTTCCGTCATTTTTATGTGGGAAAACTGAACCTGTGCTAGGTTCCAAGTCAATCGCTCGGAGGCTTTGCCCCCAACCGTGTCCAGCTCATCCAGAACGAGCCGTCCAAGTCCTAGCGAAAGCGTCCCAAGGCCAACAAGAAATGCAATCGTCAGCGTGAGCACCAGTCTTGTGCGTGCTGTGGCGCGTTTGGAGTTCAATTGGCAGACCTTCCTAATTATCGGGTTGCAGGACGAACCGCACCAATCAGCATTTTAGTCCCAGAATCAGGGGTGAAGACAACGAGGCGCAGCCAAGATAATAAATATGACAACCTTGAAAATCTATTTGGAAAATCAAAAAGTCAGTGCGACACTCAATAGCGGACGACCGGCCAAACCTGACACAGAAACGGCTGGAACGCACGTTAGCCTAAGTATACCCGACTATCCTTTTGTATATGGGCTGTACTTAGGTCGCCCCCTCCTCAGCCAAGCTTATCAGGTCTCAAATGAGCAGCCCAACCCTGAACTTCGAGGGTGATGTCCATAAAAATTTGAAGCATTTAGGTCGAAAAAAAACGCTCTCCATTTCACAAAAGTGGATGGTATTGGCAAGTTTACCGCTATATTGAAAATATGGGGGAACTTAATCCAGTAAGTGAGTTTCATGCGCATATTACTTGCAGACGACCACGACATGGTTCGTGACACCATATCCGCCTACCTGCATTCAGTAGGCGGCGCCGAAGTAACCTCGACCGTCAACCTGCCAGATGCACTGGACCAGATCGAAAAGACTGGTCCATTTGATCTTGTTCTGCTCGATTACAACATGCCGGGGATGTTTGGCCTCGAGGGGCTGGCGCGCGCGTTGAAAAGCAATGGCGGCAAGGGCGTCGCCATCCTGTCCGGCAGCGCCCCCACCCACACCGCTCAGGATGCGCTGGACGCGGGCGCCATTGGCTATCTGCCAAAAACCATGGGGGCTAAATCGCTGCTGAACGCCGTCCGCTTCATGAGCGCAGGCGAGGTATATGTCCCGGTTGAGCTGCTCAGAGAGCAATCACCTGCAAACGTTCACCCTTTGGCTGAAAAACTCAGCCCGCGCGAGGTCGAAGTTCTGAGCGGTCTTTGCCGCGGACAATCCAACAAGGAAATTGCCCGCGATCTGGAGTTGCAGGAAGTGACCATCAAACTGCATGTGCGGACCCTGTGTCGCAAACTGGACGCAAAAAACAGAACCCAGGCTGCGATCACTGCAAAAGAAGCCGGTCTGTTCTAATGCGTCCTGGGACCGGCGTTTACAGCACAGCCGGAAGCTTGGCGTAGCCGCGAAACCTCATCCGGCCTCCACCTATGCGACCGGGAAGGATCTGAAAATCCGGGAACCGATTCAAAAATCGTCCAATCGCAATCCAGCCTTCCATCCGCGCCAGCGTCAGACCCACGCAGACATGCGGACCACCTGCAAACGCCAGGTGGCGGTTCCGGGCCCGTGATATGTCGAAAATCTCGGGCGCGTCGAACACATCCGGGTCGCGATTAGCTGCGCCAATCACCAGATGCAAATTGGTGCCCTTGGCGATGATCCTGCCGTCGATCTCAACCTCTGCCGTGGTTTCGCGGTTGCCCAGCTGATTGGGAGAGCGAAACCGCAACATCTCTTCAATGGCCGGTTTGATCAACTCAGGGCTGTTCAGCAATCGCTCTTTTTGATCCGGATGATCCTGTAAAAGGGCCAATCCGTTGCCAATCAGGTTGGTGGTGGTTTCATGGCCTGCGTTCAGGATGAAGATACAGTTCTGAATCAACTCGATTTCGCTTAATGTGCCGTCGGCCCCCTCCCCTTGAATCAATCGGGTCAGCACATCGTTTTCCAGATCCCCCGGCTGCGCCCGCCGCCGTCCAATCAGGTCCGACAAATAGGCTTTGAACTCGGCAACTGCCGTTTGACCGGCCGCCAGCTGTTCGGCGCTCAGCGACGGTTCCAACGCCCCGAGGATCGCCAGCGACCAGTCCCGCAGCGGTCCGCGTTCCTCCATCGGTACGTCCAGCAGGTTGCCAATGATCTGGATCGGGATAGAGGAGGCAAAATCTTCGATCAGATCCACCTGATCTCGCTGCGCCATATCCTCCAGCAAATGATCGACGGTTGCGATCAACCCTGTCTCCATTCGGGCAATGGCGCGCGGCGCCAGTGCCGAGGTCATGATCCTGCGCACCCGCGTGTGCAGCGGCGGGTCGGAAAACACCAGCGAGCTGGTGTGATGTTCAAACAGTGGCGAACCAACCCCGAACTTGGGCCCAAATGCCGCCTTTTTATCTGACGAATACAGGGTGGTATCACGGTAAATACGATCCAGATCACGGTGACGGCACAGCATCACCGACCCATCCGGCTGCGGCAAAACCGGAGCCTCTGCCAGAAGCGCGTCATAGTAGGGAAAAGGATCGTCAACAAACCCCTGCGGCGGATTCGCTAGATCAAAGCCTTCAATATTCACATTTGCTTGCAACGCTCTGTTTGCGGCCATTCCCATCACCCTCTCTCAATTTCACAGATAGGGTGAATGACTGTAAGTACACTGTCAATTGCCAGGAGGGGCAAACGGTCTCTGTCCGGGCGTTTTCTATGGATGACAACCGCGTTCAGCCCGGATAGAAACGAAACATGAACACACCGATATCCTCGATCCGCAACCTTGGCCCCGCATATGAAGAGGCTTGTGCCCGTGCGGGCATCCAAACGGCTGAACAGCTGCGGCAGCTAGGCGCTGATGAGACCTATGAGCAGTTGTTGAAAACCGGCACCAGACCCCATTTCATTGGCTATTACGTGTTGGTGATGGGCCTGCAGGGTCGGCCGTGGAATGACTGCAAGGGGGAGGAAAAAAAGGCGCTTCGCGTCCGGTTTGACGACATCAAGGGCCGCGCCTTTGACAAAGGGCTGTCAGAGCTGGAGGCGACCTTGAACCAGATCGGTGTCGTCGAGAAACGCCGCTAAGCCCTCATCATACAAAAAAGGCCGCCTGCGTTAACAGACGGCCCAATCAATTTTCAAAACCGGCTAAGGTTTAGCCAACCAGTTCAAGACCGGAGAAGAAGTAAGCGATTTCTTCAGCAGCGGTTTCCGGAGCGTCGGAGCCGTGAACCGAGTTTTCGCCAACCGACTCAGCAAAGTCAGCGCGCACGGTGCCGGCGGCAGCGTCTGCTGGGTTGGTTGCGCCCATGACTTCACGGTTCTTGGCAATGGCGCCTTCGCCTTCCAGAACCTGGCAAACGATAGGAGCCGACGCCATGAATTCACACAGCTCACCGTAGAACGGACGCTCGGCGTGTACTTTGTAGAACTCACCCGCCTGCGCGATGGTCAGGTGAATACGCTTTTGTGCGACGATGCGCAGGCCGGCGTCTTCGAATTTGGCGTTGATCTTGCCAGTCAGGTTACGGCGTGTTGCATCGGGCTTGATGATCGAAAATGTGCGTTCCAGAGCCATCGGGCTTCTCCTGTTATTGGGGTCGGGCAAAACGCCCCACCGCCAGTGATCTAATTTGGCGCTCGGGTAGCACGGCAGCCACCGTTTGGAAAGGGGACAGTCGGCGTCTGACCGCCGGAAATGCCGCAACAAACAGATCGCATCGAACCCCATAACAGAGACTGGCGCACACCGTCACTGTCTGCTACGTCCGGCTTTATGTTACGCATCAAAGATATCACATACGCGGTCGAAGGTCGGCCCCTGTTCGAAGGCGCCAGCGCCACCATTCCCAATGGGCACAAGGTTGGCCTGGTTGGCCGCAATGGCACCGGGAAAACCACTCTGTTCCGGCTGATTTACGGCGAACTGGTGTTGGAATCAGGCGACATATCGCTGCCCAACAAGGCCCGTATCGGCGGCATCTCGCAAGAGGCCCCGTCATCGAACGTGTCGCTGATCGACACCGTTCTGGCCGCCGACACCGAACGCGCTGAGCTGATGGCCGAGGCGGAAACCGCCACCGACCCGCACCGGATCGCCGACGTTCAGACCCGTCTGGCCGATATCGACGCCTGGTCCGCCGAGGCCCGTGCCGCCTCGATCCTCAAGGGTCTGGGTTTCGACGTCGAAGCGCAGCAACGCCCCTGCTCAGACTTCTCTGGCGGCTGGCGGATGCGGGTGGCCCTGGCTGCGGTGCTGTTTTCCGAAC from Parasedimentitalea psychrophila harbors:
- a CDS encoding cytochrome P450, encoding MAANRALQANVNIEGFDLANPPQGFVDDPFPYYDALLAEAPVLPQPDGSVMLCRHRDLDRIYRDTTLYSSDKKAAFGPKFGVGSPLFEHHTSSLVFSDPPLHTRVRRIMTSALAPRAIARMETGLIATVDHLLEDMAQRDQVDLIEDFASSIPIQIIGNLLDVPMEERGPLRDWSLAILGALEPSLSAEQLAAGQTAVAEFKAYLSDLIGRRRAQPGDLENDVLTRLIQGEGADGTLSEIELIQNCIFILNAGHETTTNLIGNGLALLQDHPDQKERLLNSPELIKPAIEEMLRFRSPNQLGNRETTAEVEIDGRIIAKGTNLHLVIGAANRDPDVFDAPEIFDISRARNRHLAFAGGPHVCVGLTLARMEGWIAIGRFLNRFPDFQILPGRIGGGRMRFRGYAKLPAVL
- a CDS encoding PAS domain-containing hybrid sensor histidine kinase/response regulator encodes the protein MNSKRATARTRLVLTLTIAFLVGLGTLSLGLGRLVLDELDTVGGKASERLTWNLAQVQFSHIKMTEIAYRAKEGENLNVFRLEFAKYYNRVATLHDYPMFDEVRADGIVAEKFIRIQNRLDYFAPIVAGPDRDLVKSLPELIIKFQQNDSDIRDLIRYGLQMETLLGAESKQRVSLTIRRLGRVLLTLVAALAMTAIMIQRLFHHSQGLIAENRATAERLRVIVDSSLEAIVSVDVSGRILSFNSAAEKTFGYLCKDVVGRRLMDVIIPEHLHQFSEDNTASFLKTGDGELINKGRTRVEAKRKSGEIFPIELNVTASQDGDDLVFVCFIRDITSRIEGEKALRCARDDAQAGERAKDKLLTVLSHEIRTPLNGIMGSIELLETADTRSQEQQYLRAMRQSGELLLHHVDEVLEMSRLESAAELERSEPFDLQEMLAGLIDGLHPTAQSGGNLIRLRCRLPEDAHCIGNSKSIRKVLQRLIGNALKFTERGEVTIEVERLAHSDAVEFRVCDTGEGIAADDLERIFDDFVTLDASYSRQQEGTGLGLSITRLIVEQMGGEIGVESEPGEGSMFWFTLSLPLVSSRQNQHPKMSIDDVAARRILVVEDNDINRMLLEEMLLRQGHRVRCATGGAEGVEAVQHERYDLILMDISMPGLDGIEALGQIRSRKLAEGVEIIALTAHGAGDDQRRILDAGFTEILIKPVTLAKLALAIDRYTGQKTPIKMNHEGSDIQQFIEALGNEKAQGYLNALCRDVAQFRQDLGASEQVSQSHQREAHRLAGSAAVLGLTALRTCLQEIEAAAAGSVPPSDALADAWGEAGVILGPYLVSSPVNAGISQAFFPPGSSA
- a CDS encoding response regulator, whose product is MRILLADDHDMVRDTISAYLHSVGGAEVTSTVNLPDALDQIEKTGPFDLVLLDYNMPGMFGLEGLARALKSNGGKGVAILSGSAPTHTAQDALDAGAIGYLPKTMGAKSLLNAVRFMSAGEVYVPVELLREQSPANVHPLAEKLSPREVEVLSGLCRGQSNKEIARDLELQEVTIKLHVRTLCRKLDAKNRTQAAITAKEAGLF
- the ndk gene encoding nucleoside-diphosphate kinase, whose product is MALERTFSIIKPDATRRNLTGKINAKFEDAGLRIVAQKRIHLTIAQAGEFYKVHAERPFYGELCEFMASAPIVCQVLEGEGAIAKNREVMGATNPADAAAGTVRADFAESVGENSVHGSDAPETAAEEIAYFFSGLELVG
- a CDS encoding TfoX/Sxy family DNA transformation protein, with product MNTPISSIRNLGPAYEEACARAGIQTAEQLRQLGADETYEQLLKTGTRPHFIGYYVLVMGLQGRPWNDCKGEEKKALRVRFDDIKGRAFDKGLSELEATLNQIGVVEKRR